The DNA window AAGTGATCTCTTCCAATCGGtcgccaaaaaaaaaaagtgagtgaaaaaagaggaagaaaaattttaacTCTATCTAATCTGCTCAACAATAACTACCTTTTCACCAGTCTATGATGTCGTTAGCTTTAAGATTTGGGACTGTTACATCAATTCAAGAAGCATTATGGGGTGTTTTTCCTCGTTTACCTTCAATAACTATACGTCTTGGGTTGCAAAACCGACTTGGTAATCAAACTACAACCGATGAAAGattacaagaattgaaGGAAAAGATTGAAGAATCAGGAGGTGAGGCCCCATTTATGATAGATAATGGTACAATTTTGAAAGCTGtgccaaaaaagaaattatctagagcaagaagaagaaagaagttGTATGCTCCAGGTAATAAACAAGTCcatccaataaataatattgtaaGGTGTTCTGCCTGTGGAAGTGTTAAACGTTCCCACTTCATGTGCATGAATTGCTTTGCCGAGATTAAGACATTTTTGAAGAGTTTAAAGAGAAAGAATGGAATAATCAAAGACACCGTCAACCCACAAAGTGATTTAAATCCATTGGATGAAAGAGTTATATATCCTGGTAAATTTGAAACTGAGCATGAACGGCAATTAAAGGCTAAAGAATGGGTGccaaaaagagaaaaaccAATGCCATATAACAGCACTCAAGTAAGACATCACAAAGTACACCCCAAAAAGGGTAAAGTAATGGTTGAACTCGAGTAAGAAGTGTGTGCTTTTACTTTTTAGATTCTGttatttggaaaaatatttgaacTTGTAAATATACAAACTTTCTAATTAATgtatataaaaataaaacatgGAAActttaaatcaaaatcaaaaacaaaagcgTGTTTGGGCACGCATAGTCTATGGGGCAAGTCTAAAAATCTCCCAATTAGGGTCCTCCTTCTTTTCTCTTCTGTATGTGATACGATCATGCAATCTACTTAAACCACCCTGCCAAAATTCAACCTCTAAAGGTTCTATTCTTATTCCTCCCCAATAATCTGGACATGGTATCTCGTGGTCTTGCAAATCCTTGAATTTGTCGTTGTATTTGTCTTTGATTTGATCCAAGTCGTCACGAGATTGAACTACTGAACTTTGAGGACTGGCCCATGCTCCAATTTTTGATCCTCTTGGACGAGTATTAAAGTATCTTTCTGAAGTTTCTCTTGTCACATGTTCCATAACACCTTCTACTCTAACTTGTCTTTGTACATGTGGCCAGAAAAATGTTAAGCTTGCGTATTTGTTCAGTTCATAATCCTTTGCCTTTTTCGAAGTATTCCAATTAGAATAGACTAAAAACCCATATTTGTCCAATTCCTTTAATAACACAATACGTGAGGATACTCTTCCACTTGGCAATCTTGCCGTGGAAAAATTGGTGGCCTCGACAATAATATCTGAATTTGCAGGTAAACTGTCTTGAGCTTCTTTAAAccatttgttgaattggaCTAAAGGATCGCTATCCACTTCAGTGTCACCCAAATGTCCTTTTGTGTATTGATAAGTTGCTGGTGCAAAAATTATTGGCTCTTGGGTGGTAGTTTCCGGGTCTTCGCGTCTAGTGTCCGGAACTGCATTGGTTGAGTTAAGGGTCATTCTTcttattgatgatatacTGTTTTCAATTGGTATACGACTTTTGGAAGCAACTTGCTTGAAcataaatttgtttaaattaaaaaaaaaaaaaaacgaagGAAATATTCcagaaggaaaaaaaaaaaaaagatttggtggtggtgttggtgtGGTATGActattcaaaaaaaaaaaataaactaacTTGCGAAATACGTACTAGTAAATTATGTGTGTGGAGATAATCACGTCTAACAAATCCCGTCCCCGAAAAAAAACCGAAAGACTGGAATTCAAAGAAGAGTCATAAAAGAAGTCAGaaataaatacaaaaatGACCGAAAGAAAGAactcaagaaaaaaagaaatcataAAATGATTAGTTATAATAAGGTTTGATACAACTGTTGTGCTGTTTGAAAATGACGCCGCGTGTAAACAGAATCTTAACAAGTCATTGGActtaattttgaaaacataAAACATTATTGCCATtgcaaaaaacaaaataaccGACATGTGGTTTTAAAAAAGGAATTGATTTAGCAGCTAGTCTATTTGCCAGTTGAATTATCATGATTTAGATAGAATTACTGTCCTGGGACTAGTGCTAAGCACATACAAAAGAAGCGACCAGCTTCTTTGAATAACTGTGAGATATACCACAGCACAATGTATGACTATTGCCattaatcaaaaagaatgaacttcaaaatcatcaaagaaagaaatttttgTATGTGGGTCATGATATAGTTTTAGATCATTGTTCTGGTTCCAGATGAGAGAATAACCTCTGTATAGACGAAGACTCCGagaataagaaaaaaaagaaagaaaaaaaaaaaaggaaaatttTGCATATTTTTCAGCTGGGGGCAATTTATTGCAACTTTACAGACTTTGCTAATGATGGACCAAAAGAGACGCAAGTACAACAAATCCCGTCGAACAATATCTACTAATAGCTTTTTAGTCAAGCATCCATTAAATGTCAAGCCAAGTGGGAACTCGCTTCTTGCCTCAACTCCAATCTTACAACAGCAAAGAAAGGACTCTTTGGGTGATCTCCGCATATTACCAGATGAGATACTAAtgaatattattagttACATTACAGATCCtccatcattattaaaccTATCACACACATCAAGAATTCTCTATGCGTTTTTgtatgatgaagaaatttggaaaagaGTGTATTTGCAGAATATTGCACACTATGATACCAAATCATGGCTAGGATCCTGGAGAAATACTGTGTTAAATATTAGAGAAAACACAGAATGGTTGCAATTACCTGATAATTTGTTGTGCTCGGATTTGTTATACCGACCTATCCAATGCTCTCAAATTGACTATACCAAATTGTTTTGTGAAATTATCagggaagaagaagtataCCACCGAGATGCAATTTTGGGTCAACTAGATGACTTACCAAGGGGAAGAATACAAAGAATTCAGGAAtctaatttaaatttggaTGAATTCAATGCAGCTTACCATTCTTCGCCATTTATCTTGGTAAATTCGGACTCTAACCGTTGGCCAAATTGgaattttgaattgttgTTCCATCAGTTTCCTAATGTAAAATTTAGACAAGAGGCAGTTAGTTGggatttaaaaaaatactcACAATATTTGcacaataataaagatgAAAATCCATTGTACTTATTTGATTGCAAAAGTGATGCCATGAAAGTTTTGAAACAAGAATACAAAGTTCCAGAAATATTTCaagatgatttatttactgtgttcaataataaaaaatttaattgcCGACCTGACCATGCCTGGATAATTATGGGATCTGCTAGATCTGGTTCTACTTTCCACAAAGATCCTAATTCTACATCGGCCTGGAATGCAGCTATACAGGGAAGAAAGTTATGGGTAATGTTGCCTCCTCATATAACACCACCAGGTGTGGGAACTGATGAAGAACAAAGCGAAGTGACATCTCCAGTAAGTGTGACAGAATGGGTAATTTCGGGTTTTTTTAATGATTCTAccaaaattgatgaatgcTTGATTGGAATAACTTTCCCTGGTGAATGTATGTATGTGCCCAGTGGATGGTGGCATACAGTGATAAACATAGATGACTCAATTGCCATTACACAAAACTTTGTCCCGAAATCAAAACTAGCCCaagttttgaattttttgaaaaacaaaccTAAGCAAATTAGTGGTTTCAgattaaaagaaatcaaacaatGTTTGGCTTGTATTGCTAAAGATAGCGGTGACGAAGTTCTAATTGAGTGTTTGAAAGCCTTCAACCTGTTGACAGTTGATTTAAATGAGGATTGTGGCGAATTACAAGATTTGCCAGATATGCCAATCTTTGAGATTTTTAAGCAATTATTAAGCAATAATGGTAAAgaagatattttaaatgatGCGTTGGagaagttaaaaaaaatcgaattaaagaattatgAACGTGAAACGGGTAAAAGCAGGGCATGGGAGAAATTGACTGAACCAGCTAATTCAGAGACAGCtactttttcatttaactTTGATGAAGTAAGTGATAGCGAGTAGAAAACACATGTAACAAAAATatgcattttttttatagtAGTATAGACCTAATTCATTATGACTCTTCATTATCCACGTCGTTCATACCTTTTTGCAAATCAACATagtaatataatataagCGAGACGATAACTAGAAACATATTAGGCAAGAATGGGAATCTATCATCATTGGTTCTATCTTGGATTACAGCATTGACCAAGCTACCAATCCAACCACTTGCAATTCCCAATGTAACCTCCAACCCAAAGTATTGTGCTTCGTTTCCCACTGGTAACAACAGAGAGTATATACACCTATTTAAAGACCTCATTGCTGAAGAAGTTGCTGAATAGAAAACTTCAAAAACCCAAAACTCCCATCGATTCTGAAATCCAATTGGagtcaatttattaattccTAAGCATCCCCAAAAATTGGCTAACAAACTGACCAGCAAAAAGGCGTAACCccaatatttgatattgttgttccATTTTTGGTATAGGAGCATCCAAAGAAGGGATCCCCCTGAGGAACAGATATAGGACATAAAAGTATAAACAGTATATTCAGCATCTGAATTACCTAATCCCAACGTTGATCtgaataataaaagaaacATACTCATAAAGTTATTAAAACTCACGTTCCATATTACCCACGATATGCAATAAAGAAATGCCATTGGATATTTTTGTATATCcttcaataaattgaaaaatcttttGAATGGCAAAACTAGAAAACTGTCAACTCGTGGTTTTCCCTGGACATTGGGAATATATAAAGctgaaaataatgataacacAATTGTCATGCAACCAGCAACTGTTATtgcaattaaaaaattatgaTATCCTTTTATTTCGGGTGTTCCGCTTGAATATGAAATGATAATACCGATAACAAGAGCAGTTATACCTCCCAAATTACCAAGAAATAACCCCAAAACAGCCACAACAGAGCCTCTTTGCATTGGATTTTCTTTATCTGCTCTCATAAATAAAGGAATATAAGAACCTTCAAGAATTTGGTATATGGAATCGTCAATTATTAGCAAGGAATACAATATGGATGCTAGTACCAACGTTTGGtaatcattatttgttaGACCAATGAATGGTAAGGCAAGAAAACCATAGATTAGGATTGAAAATATAAGAAATAGTTTTCTATAATTGGAATAATCAGCTATACccattaaaaaaatagcaACTATGCCTTCAATGGCTGTAGAGACTGCCCGCAAGTACAACACGTAGGAAGTGTGATGAACAGTTATAAATCCAAACTTAACATAGCAATCATTTCCCTGTGTACCACAAGGTTGGTTCATTCTTGTTTTCCCTACATTTCTTGCAATAGATTGAATTGATGCCGGAACATAAGTTCGACTCATTGAGGCCACTGGTCCTGTAGAATAACAAAGAACCAACCATGTATGGAAACTGCTCTTCTTATTCCAAATACTTTCCTGATTTTTGtcatttttattgttattatttggaATCCCTTCTTGTATTTCAGAACTACTTTCTACTGCTTCGTTAATACTGACGCTGCTAATTTGTTTATGGTTTACTTTCATTGgtgtttattattatttgccTTTTCCAGTCAAAGTGTAGGTATTTTTAAGGTATAGTATTCTCCTATaaatagaaaaataaaGACACAAGAAAACCTCAGCCCTGTGAGCAAATATCGTTAATCCAAAGTAGGaaagaatatttaaaaaaaaaaaaaaaaagatggTCTGGCCCGTCCCTATCTAGtttaaattgtttgttCTACAGATTTAATCAAGAAATGTTATAGTAACTGCCCGGTGGAATATCAAGAATATATACTTAATGGTTATTAAAATCTATGTACTtgtatttaaaaattgcCGTCTCCAACCTGGTCCCCactttaataaaataactACAAAGAAAATTCCCAATATATTGGTTAAACCCAATCCAGTTAAACACCAACCAAACCCCATGGCAGAAATTAGTGGATCTATTATTGCAGTGCATATGGTAGCAGATATGTTTCGTGCAAAATTACCAATTGCAACATTTGTTGCTGGTTGTCCAGTAGTGCATTCAGTCAAATATGTGGTATTTGCAACAAATACCCATGTCATGCCAAATCCGCCCAAAAAAGTGAATATGAATACTGCAACTacatttgtttgtttatgtACTGTCCACCCGTAGCCAATTACACCGGTAATTGATATTACTAATCCTAGAATTTGTAATGAGAACCTGTATTCAGGAACGTATTTATCAGGATTATGCTTGATTATTTCTGCTCGCATCTTATCAGAAGCCCAACCGCCAATTGTGGATCCTacaattaaagaaatcCCGGGACACAAATAGCTAGCACTAATTTGTGCATCGGTAAATGagtattttgattttagaaTATGAGCAAAAGTTACCATTAATCCATAAAATGTTGCGAATAGTAATCCCGAGTTTATTGAACACAACAAAACTGGtttgaattttattaaaatccAATAACTCTTGAAACTTGGTTTTGGAGGAACCGGATAcccatcaacaatttttttctgtcGCAAGTGTGGTTTAACATATATTGAAGTATCTTTATAACAGGAACAATTACCAACTAGATACCTTAAAGTTTCAGgcaaaaagaacaaaatcattaaatagACTGCAAATCCGAAAAAAGCcaaaaatccaaaaatcCATCTCCATTGTCCTTTTGAAGCAATTATTGACAATACTGGACCCAATACTGGACCCAATTGAGGTCCCCACATAAAAACAGAGATAGCTTTGGCTCGGTGTTTTGGTTCTATGATATCAGCAACTGTTCCAGCACCAACTGAAATAACACTTGATGCTCCAAATGCTTGTAAAACTCGCAAAATGTATAATCCAACAATATTCGCTGGAGTAGCTgccaataaaatatttgcCAATACGAAAAATACTAATGGTATCAAATATAGAGTTTTCCTCCCACCATAATCGGCCCATGAAGCCCAAAGCAACGGGGCAATTGCAAATACAAGCATAAATGCTGATACTGTTCCATTAATAACTTGAGCAGAAACGTGAAAttcattttccaattgtGGCAAAATGGGAATATAAATGTTTCCTGAAATAGGACCCAAACAACCAGCTATAGTGACAAtgccaataataatagttttCCTTTTCAAAGATAAGGCACAATAAGGTTTTTCTTGAGAAGTTTGATTCTCCAAATCATTCTGCTTCTCAGAATCACTAACACTCTTACCATTATTCAAATCGGTTGATGATTGTTTGTTGTCTGTTTCTATCTCATTTTGCTTTGGCTGTTCTTTTTTAGACATTATCTCTTGTTTGGTAACACTGTTCGTtagaaaaggaaaacaaTCCACAAATCTAAAAAAATAGAACTTCAATCCAAGTGTAACTATATTTAACATGAGTTGCTATTCAATAATTACTTCCTATTGTGGTTGTTTGTCTTTGTCGCTCATAAATTTGTACAAATCAAGTAGTACATACCATGCCATACTATGCCATTGGGGGAATCTGTAATTACATCTGGACTTTCCTTCTTTTACAATTGTAGAGCACGGAGAGtgaaatattgatttcCAAATGCTTAGCTTACAGGGGAAGTGAGTGTGGGGTGTTTTCTGTTAGCAAACGCAAGTTATATACTATATGGTATGTACTGCATTCTTCATTCAATAAAAGCaaacaaaagcaaaagtaaaaaaaaaaaattaggaAACATAAAAACTATAAAgtatttttatcattatattCCAACATATTccaatatcttttttttattgttattatacGTATGTATgttttccttctttttgACAAAactttataattatttagGAAACTGTaagtttttcaaattttattttcaattgcaAGGGGCTAATTGGCCCAGCAGCTGTCAATTGTTCTTTCCAAGTTGGGTCTAGAGACACTTTATAATCACCTAGAATTGCCAATAAGAATTGTTTAACTTCAAACAATGCATACTTCTCACCCAAGCATGCTCTTTTCCTGCCATGAAATGCAGGCAACTCAGCTGATCTTTTAGCTAAAGTAAATTTCTTgttaatttcatcaatttctacTCCCCATCGTTCTGGTTTGAAAGTATCAGCATCTGACCCCCATACATTTCTATCCCTTCCCGTACCAAAATTATTGTAACCGCAATAAACATTCTTAGGGATAACAATATTGCCTAATTTGGTGATTCTAGTTGTACATCTATTTATGATTAATCCCAATGGTGGATACATTCTTAGAGTCTCATAAATGACTGAATGAAAGTAAGGTTTTGTTGGTTCTGTCTCATTACGTATTAATTCTTGGACTTGTGGGTATTTGGAAACAACGTATAACAACGAcaacattaataataatggatttTCATGACCAGCtatca is part of the Candida dubliniensis CD36 chromosome R, complete sequence genome and encodes:
- a CDS encoding mitochondrial ribosomal protein, large subunit, precursor, putative (Similar to S. cerevisiae MRPL32); translated protein: MMSLALRFGTVTSIQEALWGVFPRLPSITIRLGLQNRLGNQTTTDERLQELKEKIEESGGEAPFMIDNGTILKAVPKKKLSRARRRKKLYAPGNKQVHPINNIVRCSACGSVKRSHFMCMNCFAEIKTFLKSLKRKNGIIKDTVNPQSDLNPLDERVIYPGKFETEHERQLKAKEWVPKREKPMPYNSTQVRHHKVHPKKGKVMVELE
- a CDS encoding phosphatidylserine receptor, putative (Similar to Mus musculus Ptdsr) — encoded protein: MMDQKRRKYNKSRRTISTNSFLVKHPLNVKPSGNSLLASTPILQQQRKDSLGDLRILPDEILMNIISYITDPPSLLNLSHTSRILYAFLYDEEIWKRVYLQNIAHYDTKSWLGSWRNTVLNIRENTEWLQLPDNLLCSDLLYRPIQCSQIDYTKLFCEIIREEEVYHRDAILGQLDDLPRGRIQRIQESNLNLDEFNAAYHSSPFILVNSDSNRWPNWNFELLFHQFPNVKFRQEAVSWDLKKYSQYLHNNKDENPLYLFDCKSDAMKVLKQEYKVPEIFQDDLFTVFNNKKFNCRPDHAWIIMGSARSGSTFHKDPNSTSAWNAAIQGRKLWVMLPPHITPPGVGTDEEQSEVTSPVSVTEWVISGFFNDSTKIDECLIGITFPGECMYVPSGWWHTVINIDDSIAITQNFVPKSKLAQVLNFLKNKPKQISGFRLKEIKQCLACIAKDSGDEVLIECLKAFNSLTVDLNEDCGELQDLPDMPIFEIFKQLLSNNGKEDILNDALEKLKKIELKNYERETGKSRAWEKLTEPANSETATFSFNFDEVSDSE
- a CDS encoding autophagy-related protein, putative (Similar to S. cerevisiae ATG22), which translates into the protein MKVNHKQISSVSINEAVESSSEIQEGIPNNNNKNDKNQESIWNKKSSFHTWLVLCYSTGPVASMSRTYVPASIQSIARNVGKTRMNQPCGTQGNDCYVKFGFITVHHTSYVLYLRAVSTAIEGIVAIFLMGIADYSNYRKLFLIFSILIYGFLALPFIGLTNNDYQTLVLASILYSLLIIDDSIYQILEGSYIPLFMRADKENPMQRGSVVAVLGLFLGNLGGITALVIGIIISYSSGTPEIKGYHNFLIAITVAGCMTIVLSLFSALYIPNVQGKPRVDSFLVLPFKRFFNLLKDIQKYPMAFLYCISWVIWNVSFNNFMSMFLLLFRSTLGLGNSDAEYTVYTFMSYICSSGGSLLWMLLYQKWNNNIKYWGYAFLSVSLLANFWGCLGINKLTPIGFQNRWEFWVFEVFYSATSSAMRSLNRCIYSSLLPVGNEAQYFGLEVTLGIASGWIGSLVNAVIQDRTNDDRFPFLPNMFLVIVSLILYYYVDLQKGMNDVDNEES
- a CDS encoding Major Facilitator Superfamily (MFS) transporter, putative (Similar to S. cerevisiae DTR1), whose product is MLNIVTLGLKFYFFRFVDCFPFLTNSVTKQEIMSKKEQPKQNEIETDNKQSSTDLNNGKSVSDSEKQNDLENQTSQEKPYCALSLKRKTIIIGIVTIAGCLGPISGNIYIPILPQLENEFHVSAQVINGTVSAFMLVFAIAPLLWASWADYGGRKTLYLIPLVFFVLANILLAATPANIVGLYILRVLQAFGASSVISVGAGTVADIIEPKHRAKAISVFMWGPQLGPVLGPVLSIIASKGQWRWIFGFLAFFGFAVYLMILFFLPETLRYLVGNCSCYKDTSIYVKPHLRQKKIVDGYPVPPKPSFKSYWILIKFKPVLLCSINSGLLFATFYGLMVTFAHILKSKYSFTDAQISASYLCPGISLIVGSTIGGWASDKMRAEIIKHNPDKYVPEYRFSLQILGLVISITGVIGYGWTVHKQTNVVAVFIFTFLGGFGMTWVFVANTTYLTECTTGQPATNVAIGNFARNISATICTAIIDPLISAMGFGWCLTGLGLTNILGIFFVVILLKWGPGWRRQFLNTST
- a CDS encoding pyridoxamine 5'-phosphate oxidase, putative (Similar to S. cerevisiae PDX3), which codes for MFKQVASKSRIPIENSISSIRRMTLNSTNAVPDTRREDPETTTQEPIIFAPATYQYTKGHLGDTEVDSDPLVQFNKWFKEAQDSLPANSDIIVEATNFSTARLPSGRVSSRIVLLKELDKYGFLVYSNWNTSKKAKDYESNKYASLTFFWPHVQRQVRVEGVMEHVTRETSERYFNTRPRGSKIGAWASPQSSVVQSRDDLDQIKDKYNDKFKDLQDHEIPCPDYWGGIRIEPLEVEFWQGGLSRLHDRITYRREKKEDPNWEIFRLAP